The genomic stretch tgagaattgcacATTCTTCTctttttttgtgcatgagttgttTTGATTAAAGTtttgttggaaatccagcactgagattattctgtaaaattaaagtgattgggtgcttattaagcaattggtttgtgggtgctgtagtgttgctagattgcaggtctttcttttttgattgctctgaagctgactagtttcctttacttttctttatcggatgtggtaagattgccactaatcaataatttggtagaagaaaaaaaagaaaaaaggaggGAATGATAAGCTACATAGCTTAAAatattttttggtttacaaatgaattagtttaaaacaataataataataatacaataattcacaataaaggaatataaaagagttgttacaatggggaaaaaggacatcaaaactatgaaagtaattactcctgttgatgtagtacaaaatagtaatccattagttaatggtattgcaaggttatctggaaaattgaataaatgttggcctgacattgacagaaactgataaaagatataaaagataaaagagacagaggtatagagaaaatggcaaaagaggcgaaggtaatagaaaaactaatggcagaagtcaatacacctttctcacatacggattcagcaaaaaggcccccaccttacgaggaagaagtagagtttaaggacgtctatcctcagcttccagtgatcattcaggagggtgattattgcatcagagatgaagatgaacgaataatagagagaggacaagcagaaacaaccataaagatgaatccaaacttcacaagtaagaagaaaacgacatgtctggaaactaagggtagagtgaggttcaggaagatggaatttgaagatgatgatgatgatcagagtgattcagaagacatcatgggtggatatgaccctgtgatcagacggaggttggctagagcggaaagaaggggtgatgaaagttggaagaagaaggatacaagagattcgacctctgatgaaagtgaagatggagacagcgatgaaaatttggagattaaaggtgcttcttGTTCAAGAGcattttattctacaatgactagcacagaagaaatagaaagagatatgcatcgatgcatatcatgcttggataaggcgaataatttagaagaagtaagagaattggaagaacaactcaagaagctgaaaatacagaaggaaaaactgctgaaaaaataATCCCAAAAATTTCAGAGGAAGGATACATTGCGAACAAgaaaagggagcacaagtaagaagatgatgccagtgataattcgaggacagaatcTGGAGTATAAACCTTTGCAGaacaccgatatgtcagatatacttgagaagctgcctactcttcaagatggagcatatccttggatttctaagttggaagaaattatggtgggaacacagtctgccataaaagacattaagagacttttggctaatctccttgggattccaggtatggaagacatttttcagagagctggacttaatcgatatgtggggactgcggtgaatgatattgagttgttagctgcaagtagaaatcggctgtggagagcactgaaagatacgtttccaacaaatgtgcatcctgacaacattctgattgacccactaggacaacaagaaaatccgagagcctatgtgtcaagagctcatcaagtgtggagaaatattaccggaaatgatccagatgtgagtcaaattgagcagtgaattttgcaagctaaactgcagatggggctgccctcaccagtaaggagcaaactggcagagttggttggacttggaagcatgacaaaaggtgtctatatagatcatatagcccatcaagtggatctatacaggaaaaaggaacacaaccagaaagaacaggaccaagaaactctcagaaaactcaatcaaatacaactggtggagaataagaagaaggagaagaaacaggctttggttatgtagaatcagtgttcaccaaatcaacaatcactgccacagcttcaaccgaaccagttccaactGCAATTGTCCCAGCCACCACTAGtgggaccagttgtttcatatccatagccagcttccggacagacacagaattggagaggaagaggacgagaaggcttaggaagaggaggaagatttaatccatacttccagcaatcttcagaagtgtgttataattgtggacaggttggtcactttccccgtgagtgtaatgggccagtagaaaacaccagagggaatttcagaggaagatacaggggccagtcaagctcatttggaggaccggtgaacccttataggggcccggagcaaggattctagaggtgcccagaagatccgaaaggggggtgtcagctggtagcatcaggaccggaaaatgatccaacaattgaggtgaaagtaaacaaccgaccattggaagtgatggagGCTAGCGGAGCTGCTTTCAACTGTGTtaggcctgaagatgctacacatcacactatgtccaatcaactgatttGGACAATTGGATTTGAGGgggtgaaacagctgattcctcttacggaaccaatagagctctgctataaaaatctgaaaattacaatacccatactggtataggaacatacacctattgcattgttgggaagagatgcattgtgtagattgaactgtacaataaaatgtacgccagacggctgtctggtagaagtgccaaaagaaaaggtttaccaattgttgatgacgacagagatggattcttcttcagtattttggattggaaatctcagtgcagattttttgaagcaggctaagatatgggagaaattcattgtggcaaacatgccagatgcgaggcttcctgaatatccatttcattgtacgctcaagtatttcaagaatgctgcccaatcgaactcagaggaatggttgagtcatcaaccaaagaaagttcaactcaactcatgttgcataattttaggaccacaaggagcagctatgaagataaacacagtcgattatctggataaagaatttgagatttgagaagagtgtgccacatgtgaccttgttggtttctgaagactatgagcagaagcatataggagaaatgatgacagaagcagagaaagctgttttcgtaccaatgaaagagaatttggcgatttggaggagtgaagatcagcgatttctcaaaatcatgatttcggctcagggacaaggacagccacaagctgtacggatgacacatgaatctatttgcagtgcaaagatggattcagactctatgaaagaggagatgttgcaacaagttccagaaggtttgtggtctcaacacagtgccgatattggacttgtgaaatcagcccaaccggtgaaagttgaacttcgaccaggagccagacctccttggaagaatcagtatccattgaaagatgaagcaatccaagggatcgaaccacaaattgaaggactttcgaaagcaagtgttttgaagacaataaaaaatcctcagagtaacacacctttgttgcctttgAAGAAACCTGATGAGACTTATTGtatggttcatgatttgagagcagtgaatgaagaagggacctttgagagctatggttaaagatactgggagtggtcaactccatagcaatctttcctggacacaggaaagCCTTgtagcatttgaaacgatcaaacagaggttacaagaggcacctgcactcacactaccagactactctaagaatttcttgctatatgtgtctacttctactggaggtaaatatgcatgtgcagttctttgttaaccgacaggtacagggacgaatcctcaacctatttcctactactctactgcctattcagaagtagaactagggctaccactgtgctacagagcaatggtgggagtatattcaatgtatgacaaagcataatCTGTTatgatgggttacccagtaacaattcttacccatcatagtctcagaaatcttctgaactatggaaaatatacattgaccatgcctaggctcagagactatcataggctcttagagcaggaagatgtcaccctagtgaggtgtgatacggtgaatccagccgagaatttgccaacgtcagaggatggtgagccacatgattgtgttcaagaagcagagaaatactcaaggcttagatcagatttgcaagcctttccattacgtgaggcagacctggagtattggactgatgggtcttgttatcgtgtgggagataaattgtgtgctggctatgcagtagttaaagcccaaggaactggatttgttgttgaaaaggctgaagtaataccacagcctgcgtcagCACatcttgctgaacttgtggggctaacagaagagtgtttgttagcagaaggaaagcgagtgacgatacatactgattctgcatatgcacatagtgtatgtcatttgtttggagcagtgtggaaaggttgagggtttaagaaaacggatggttctccgatacaacatcatgcgcaaataatgaaattgttgcatgctatgatgaagcctaaagagatagcgatagctaagtgtgcagctcataaaaccgatgtgtcaaaagtcacacaagggaacaaagctgctgatgaagctgcaaaagccgtcacaggagcggacaaattgggcaaggtttttctggtcatgcatggagtggacttggaagacaaaattacgcttaaggatgtgatttttatgcaggaagctgcttctacgattgacaaacagttatggctagaccgaggtgccgtcaaagatgctactggtctttggagaaaccatgaggggttgatagtagcgcctctagacctattaggcctgatgattcaggaagcacatgggttagctcatgttgcaaggggggaggttaggagaaagatcacaaaggagtatggtttttgggcaccatatttgcttgaacaggttgactatgtcataggcaggtgcacaatctgtctgaaaaataatgtttgcaggggtgtgactgttcttcctggtcacattcctacaccgagaggtcctatgcgtgagttgttatcgactttgttgatatgataaaaccagttgaaggGAAAATATATATGCTGGTGGTTGTGGATAGATTTTCACaatggccggaggcctgtccaaccaagcgaaaagacgctcaatcggttgccaagtttttgtgtaaagaagtcataagcaggtggggacttcctgatcgaatatcctcagataatgggaaagaatttgtggataaatcagtgaaattgattttTCAAAAATTGGGAAAAAATTAGACCAAaatgttacgaaaactagggttgaagtaactctaggaaattttgaatatctgattgtgtgataattttcacatttctttgcatattgttgtgatatttagtgttttcttatgaatcaaaggggggaaatggaatgtgattattttatatatatcatttttatattatttttgatattgaCGTTCAAATTTGCATGTGttgctttgcaaaagatactggttggtgttttcttttcttccagaagcatatgggaatgtgtagagtgggattcaaatactcaaacatggacaatatgaatggactggaggaagttgaacaaggacggtgtggaaatgttcagattccatcatcgacgttgcattgaaagtcgacactgctgaggagatgcagtgtagggGACTACAtttcagtgtctgcaatgatttatatacatatttgcatgtgtaatacataatttgtgtcatattctttctgtattaattttttgaagaatgatgttttctgttgttgggtacatgtggggacctcagatgtttagTTTTttgggatattgggtctaggcagggacagagagaatccacaggaggatccgatgggtcgaccagcctgaatgtggacatttttgattgtattttgttttctgaggttttcatgtgtattcaattgcatcatagcttaaaatgcattgataaaaatgtataaattgatctggagtacttaggtggtcacctggggcagaggggccgtgagagaatgttcctgtcttgattgattgatggatatttggaatgaaagctgccagacaggtttttcgctctcacactccataaaaatgtgtttacactccataaaaatgtgtttacacTCCATAAACATTTGTTTACACTCTTTGAAAATGTGTCTacataaaaatgtgtttactcttcatacattttgttttattgctaaagttactcaattgatgtaataaaacattttatttgtcataatcctattctttttgttttcgagacttaattagtctcgaaggggggaaatatgtagtatctgaacagtttataattttggctgacgtttgcaaatggtgtgttagatgaactttactctgctttgctgaaacatctggaaagcattactataggggccccctgaaacagTGGACATgtagatatgtggaggccagggattggtctattcaaaacacccatcttatgttacataggatatataccaggttttgaacaaaggacggggagagctatcatatttgagattgggtttcgtggctctccagactctgcagaagtctgtaaattgaagCTGTAATCtatgatataataaacctttataatcaagtacagtgtcagcggatttcttatcaacacagcatatcagcatcgttgttcggccaccacacacaccaagacacacatgcactaagacacacacacacagaggcgtaTTTCATTGCCATCCTCCACAGGCAGTGAGtgtgcgagggagggagagagagagagagagagagagagagagagagagagagagagagagagagagagagagagagagagagagagagagtgaaagagagacgagTACACAGACAGACGGAGCAAGCAAGACAGATAGGTAGGAGAGCTAGAGcaagagaagaagaaaaagagtGAGCACACAAgaaagacagcaagagagagggtgggagtgagagcaccagagacagagggacagctagaaagagagagagacggctgtGTGTTTCCTCAGCTGTTTTCCCGAGGACATGGCAGGCATGGCGTCGGAGTCAGGCACCCAGTCCAGGGTGATGTTCCAATCCGCAGATAAAAAAGAGGAGCCTACGCATCGCAAACTGGGCAAGCTGACCGTCAAATACAACCGCAAGGACCTGCAGAGGAGGCTGGATATTGAGGAGTGGATCGACAATCAGCTGCACCTTCTTTTCGACTGTGAGGTAGGTCGTGCGCGGCTGCTGCTGGCACAGCTAGGTCCCAGGGGCTGTGTGGGAGATTTATTACTGTATTATCAGCCTTGTAGTGATAAGGTACGCATTATCTGACCATCATATAAGGATGACTATACATCATATTACATGACTGTATATCCTTCCTGAACATCTGTATCACTGAATTGACATACAAACAGCATTCCAGAGTAAACACAACATTATCTATCTACAAGAAAAATTGTAATTGGCTAATACAATCACCCCTTTCCTTATTATAAACACTTCTACACAGACAGTACTATAGTGGCACGCAGCCTCTGTCCTCCGAAAATGAGAATCGACCCCCCTCTGTGACATGGGTTCAGACAGGGCAGCAAATCCCTGTTGTCTCTGGCCAGTTTGCAGTCTGAGCAGTTCTAAGAACTTGAGAGGTTTACTGCCTAGATCTCGGCAGGGAGGCTGTCTGCAGAACTGCTTACGGCCAGGATTGCACATCACAAACGGAGGGACTGGGCGTTTGCATAATAGATTCCATAGATTAGGGAGTGGGACCCCTGTGTGGAGACCGTAGGACCCCTCCGTGTCATTACTGCACTGCTATTTGGTGGGGGGAAATCCAATTATATCGGAGGCTGCATCGATTTGCTGGGAAGTCTCTGGGGATGCCATGGCAACAGAAGACTGGCTCCCACGTGAATAAGAAGGTCTCAGTGGAGTCAGAGGGACGTCTTCAGGAGCATGGGCATCCGCATGATGATGGAGATCATATGACAACACAGCCTCTGTTTGAAGCTGGATTGGGGAaggtgggggtggaggagggtgatGTTTCTCATTTACTTTCCTGACTGAGGAGGGACTTGGGTTGGGGCAGTGAGTGGCCTGAATGCCTCCAACCAAAACATTATTCTCCACTGCCAAGAAACACTGCATATGGCATACTGATGCTGCAGGGCATGAGAGAGCATTACGTGTGAGGGGTGTCCTCATTAAAGTTTGAGTTCCTGAaaattgctacagatgtaggatcttaatttgatcactcttttgttgctgagaatgttcctgcacagcaggaaatgcaaagcttctaaagttagtaattttcactttaaaatgtcagacttgatttatcctaacaaaaaatgtatcaacccctagtacattaattataatccacataataattcacaattcctgttgctgcagaattactttcctgctgtagcaaactggctcaaattaagatcctacatctgtatatgtatggttaggagtttttcctgaccatgtgaatTGACCTGGAAAAACCTATAGTCTAGCTAGGGCCCAGGGGTTTTCCCAGTCAGGTTATGTGGTCTGGAAAAACTCAGGGTCCTAGCTATAACGTTGAGGTAAGAAGACGGGAGTCAGGTTAATGCAGTGACCTGTTGAGTTTATGATCAGGTCTAAATGAACACAGACAGCAGAATATCCTCAGTAGCGACACCTGTCCAGATACATGCATCCAAAGTACATAGTCAGAGAGGGCAGTGACGGGTCGGTCGGCCAGGGCATCAGGTTCAACCAGATCCCATTCCACACAatgagatgggagggagagacagtCATTACAGCCAGTCtggtggcagacagacagacacccaacGACTCCACATTTCCCTCAGAACAGGCCAGTGGACATCCCGTTTGAGCTAAGCCTGGGTGATTTTAATAAAACCACTCTACTGTCAGATTGGACCCACAACAATGGTTGGCGTTTTGTAAGGATTGCATTACACCTGTCTCCTAAATAATTTATATTCCACTCAGCAGTGCAAATTTGTATGGATCTCATCCCATTAACTGCTTATTTCTCTGTTAATATATGCAAAGATCCTCGAAAGGCAGTGGGTTGAAATGACGCCTGAATCTCAGAAATAAGGATAGAGGATTATGGTTAAAGAAAAATCTCTATGCTGCTTTACAAATTATGCTAAATCAGTCTTGCCTGCTGCTTCAAAATcaaatgaaatatatatttttaaatcaaatcatattttatttgtcacatgcttcgtaaacaacaggtaggatttgatcttagtcctgtatttatgctttgcctgtttgatggttcgtcagaggtcattgcgggatttcttataagcacagtggcgacccgtcattcagggcaggtggggcagagcctgttgcctgttttgcatgttattttagcattaatacgtgtcatatatcagtttgtaaacaatgtaaaaaaaaacatatttgagTTAATAAAAccgctccaaaatgcaggtgtttcagcctagctcagtgctttctgtggttgtggggcagccagcggataATAGAGAGCTTAGGaattggtaatgttctctagttgcgccatgattggctcagtgttctgtcactcatggggacattacgtcactgcaaaatctacagggagagcaaaaaaattcaagcccctttggtgctgccatagatttacattacaagtgcccatccaagaaggctcaaggtccttggccacagataaaatgacgtaaaatcacgttatatctactgtagctttgattgaactgattatgccaacatcatactttcaaaatcttagctagcaagctagacaagcagtcatcatcatgaatcaagttgacaatctactggcaaataatTTTCAAACCTTGTCATAAAGAggaattatagataaaatgtataggtgctcatcggccattggacaaaAACATTagacaacaagttggaaattgcaatttcaacaatgagtggtttggaagaaatcagtggctaactgcaagcaatcactagcctgctattcagtgcaGAGGGTGTGTGgttcaagtctgggtttaagggtctcttttccaagcttaagaggataaacattcacatgcaacacaatgggccagaaaaggttgaatacagtgccttgcaaaagtattcatcccccttggcgtttctcatattttgttgcattacaacctgtaatttaaattgatttttatttgtatttcatgtaatggacatacacaaaatagtccaaattggtgaagtgaaatgaaaaaaataacttgtttcaaaaaattgtaaaaaataaataacggaaaagtggtgcgtgcatatctattcaccccctttgctatgaagcccctaaataagatctggtgcaaccaattaccttcagaagtcacataatgagttaaataaagtccacctgtgtgcaatctaagtgtcacatgaactgtcacatgatctcagtatatacagtgagggaaaaaagtatttgatcccctgctgattttgtatgtttgcccactgacaaagaaattatcagtctataattttaatggtaggtttatttgaacagtgagagacagaataacaacaaagaaatccagaaaaacgcatgacactgagccccgccgatccaacacgactggtttgccgactaaatcgtctgatgtggtttcaacaggcttcccgttgcgacgaccacgaagatccatctgctagccccggcccgctagcacacgcaaactacaactgtgctccctgctagctgtgctgaagcaccaatttgaactgctctcggactcacatattgctgttcactggaccttatgatcactcagctgcacagctgatgcctgctggactgttcctttacatggtaccctgtcctgtttattctgtttagcctcagcccaaactttatcgctattaccagttgttgtcttagctctctctaataacacctgtgattgctttatgcctctctcccttgtcaatatgccttgcctattgctgttcgggttagttcttattatacaatttcactgtagaacccctagtccctctcaaactgcctcaaatagttcctttgttccaccccccatacacgccgagaccggctcaatcggtgcctccagtgatgctatctctttcattgttacccaacgcttaggtttacctcaactgtactcatatccttccatatccttttctgtacataatgccctgaatcttttctacaacgcccggagaactgccccctttattctatgtacccaacgcactagaagaccagttcttaaagcctttagtcgtatccttattctagttctcctctgttcctctggtgatgtagaggctaacccaggccctgcagcccccagtatcactcctactccccaggagctatcatttgttgacttctgtaaccgtaaaagccttggttttctgcacataaatatcagaagcctccttcctaagtttgagttattcactgcgttagcacactccgccaaccctgatgttctagcagtgtctgaatcctggcttaggaaggccaccaaaaattctgaaatttccatccccaactataacattttccatctagatagaactgccaaaaggggtggagttgcaatctactgtagagatagcctgcagagctctatcatactatccaggtctgtgcccaaacagtttgagcttctacttctaaaaatccacctttccagaaataaatctctcactgttgccgcttgctacagacccccctcagcccccagctgtgccctggacaccatatgtgaattgattgccccccatctatcctcagaattcgtactgcttggtgacctaaattgggatatgcttaacaccccggccatcctacaatctaaactagatgccctcaatctcacaaaaattatcaacgaacctaccaggtacaaccctaaatccgtaaacatgggtaccctcatagatatcatcctgactaactcaccctctaaatacacctccgctgtcttcaaccaggatctcagcgatcactgccttattgcctgcgtccgtaacgggtccgtggtcaaacgaccacccctcatcactgtcaaacgctcccaaaaacacttcagcgagcaggccttcctatttgacctggcccaggtatcctggatggatatagatctcattccgtcagtagaggatgcctggttgttctttaaaagtaatttcctctcaatcttaaataaacatgccccatacaaaaaatacagaactaagaacagatatagcccctggttctcctcagacttgactgcccttgaccagcacaaaaacatcctgtggcttactgcattagcatcaaatagcccccgcgatatgcaacttttcagggaagttacgaaccaatatacacaagcagttaggaaagcaaaggctaactttttcaaacagaaatgtgcatcctgtagcactaactccaaaaagttttgggacactgtaaagtccatggagaataagagcacttcctcccagctgcccactgcactgaggctaggaaacactatcaccaccgataaatctacaatgatCGAGAATttaaacaagcattttgctacggctggccatgctttccacctggctaccactaccccggccaccagctctgcaccctccgctgcaacttgcccatgccccccccccgcttctccttcacacaaatccagacagctgatgttctgaaagagctgcaaaatctggacccctacaaatcatctgggctagacaatctggaccctttctttctaaaactagccgccaaaattgtcgcaacccctattactagcctgttcaacctctctttcgtaacgtctgagatccccagagattggaaagctgccgcggtcatccccctcttcaaagggggtgacactctagatccaaactgttacagacccatatgcatcctgccctgcctttcaaaagtttttgaaagccaagttaacaaacagatcaccgaccatttcgaatcccaccgtaccttctccgctatgcaatccggtttccgagctggtcatgggtgcacttcagccacgctcaaggtcctaaacgatattataaccgcaatcgataatagacagtactgtgcagccgtt from Coregonus clupeaformis isolate EN_2021a chromosome 29, ASM2061545v1, whole genome shotgun sequence encodes the following:
- the LOC121544380 gene encoding protein phosphatase 1 regulatory subunit 14B, whose amino-acid sequence is MAGMASESGTQSRVMFQSADKKEEPTHRKLGKLTVKYNRKDLQRRLDIEEWIDNQLHLLFDCEEEEIPELEIDIDELLELSDAEQRSRLQELLQECDKPKEDFINGLLYRMKGLRKMSGPLNK